In Zingiber officinale cultivar Zhangliang chromosome 6A, Zo_v1.1, whole genome shotgun sequence, a single genomic region encodes these proteins:
- the LOC121996445 gene encoding 1-aminocyclopropane-1-carboxylate oxidase-like has protein sequence MAIPVIDFSKLEGKERAQTLAQIDSGCQQWGFFQLVNHGIPVELLERVKKVCTECYRHRAEAFKVSRPVQLLDQLVREEEEVVGDVNNNKKKLDDVDWEDVFVLQDDNQWPSHPPQFKETMREYRAEVKKLAEKLMEIMEENLGLEKGTFKNKFTGNGEHEPFFGTKVSHYPPCPRLDLVELGLRPHTDAGGVILLFQDDRVGGLQILKDGEWVDVQPLANAIVINTGDQIEVVSNGRYKSVWHRVLATGNGNRRSVASFYNPSVKAVICPASASAVDETTGAYPEFLFGDYMDVYVKQKYMPKEPRFEAVKAIN, from the exons atggCTATTCCAGTAATCGACTTCTCCAAGCTGGAAGGCAAGGAGAGGGCCCAGACTCTGGCTCAGATCGACAGTGGATGCCAACAGTGGGGATTCTTCCAG CTGGTGAACCATGGGATTCCGGTGGAGCTGCTTGAACGCGTTAAGAAGGTGTGCACGGAGTGCTACAGGCACAGAGCCGAGGCCTTCAAGGTGTCCAGGCCGGTGCAGCTCCTCGATCAACTCGTtcgggaagaagaagaggtcGTTGGAGATGtaaacaacaacaagaagaagttgGACGATGTGGACTGGGAGGACGTCTTTGTTCTCCAAGACGACAACCAATGGCCATCCCACCCTCCCCAattcaa GGAGACGATGAGGGAGTACAGAGCGGAGGTGAAAAAGTTAGCCGAGAAATTGATGGAAATCATGGAAGAGAACTTGGGGCTGGAGAAGGGCACCTTCAAGAACAAGTTCACCGGAAACGGCGAGCACGAGCCGTTCTTCGGCACCAAG GTGAGCCACTACCCGCCCTGCCCGCGGTTGGACCTTGTGGAGCTGGGCCTCCGCCCCCACACCGACGCTGGCGGCGTCATCCTCCTCTTCCAAGATGACCGTGTCGGAGGCTTGCAGATCCTCAAGGACGGCGAGTGGGTGGACGTGCAGCCGTTGGCCAATGCCATCGTCATTAACACCGGGGACCAGATCGAGGTGGTCAGCAATGGGCGGTACAAGAGCGTGTGGCACCGCGTGCTCGCCACCGGCAATGGCAACCGCCGCTCCGTCGCCTCCTTCTACAACCCTTCAGTGAAGGCCGTCATTTGTCCGGCTTCAGCCTCCGCCGTCGACGAGACCACTGGCGCCTACCCTGAGTTTCTCTTCGGGGACTACATGGACGTGTACGTGAAGCAGAAGTACATGCCCAAAGAACCAAGATTTGAAGCGGTCAAAGCAATTAATTAA